Part of the Candidatus Thorarchaeota archaeon genome is shown below.
TACCCCGCATTATAGTCCCTGTCGTCGAAAAGAACTGCGATGATTTCTCCTCTTTCACTATCTTCTGTTTTCAGAGAAAAGCCGCGGAATTTTGTAACGAGAGTAAGCATAGTGCTTCATCTCTCCTTCTACTATAGTTAACTCATTTGAACTAATAATCTGCAGGAAATGAAAGCTTTGATTTTTCTGTCTACCCCTGTTTTGGAATCAAGGACTGGCACTATACTGGGTAGACTCCCTAGAATCATTGATATGGTTATCTGTCCTTGTTTTCCCTGCACGTGTAGAGGAGGTTACTATGCCACCATTAAACACCTCCGAATTCAGGTCATACGAATCAGAATCTGAGCAGGTTATTCATTCTGAGAAACCGGAAATATTTGGGAGATAGACTTTGGAGTTTGTAGAATATATCATCTAGAATCTACTCTAATCAGATTCCCCGGCATTCCCGAATGTGAGCTGCGATTTTGTGGTTTCTATTCCGACTCGGGACGCTCAAGCAGTTCATAAATTGAATCAACGATTGACTCAACTACGGAATCATTCTTCGTCACCATTCCGCCTTCCCAAGAGGAACCACCAGCCGAACTGCTATTCAAATTCATTGAAGAAACGACCGCTACGGCTCTATCAACTGCGGTTAATTTGGCATGAACACGTGGATTGTAGACTACCTTTACGCCTCTATCGGAGAGAATTCTGTGAAACTGTTCTTTTCGCTTCTTAATCTTCTCATAGTGGTCTTCAGGTTCACGTGTGATTAGAGTAACCTGTTTATCTTCATCTGCAGATTTCCATAGTGAATCACTGAGATCACACTGGTCAACATATGGATTTACGACAAGTACTTCTTTCTTCGCTCTAAGAATGAGCTTCTCCGAGAAGTTGTTTAGATTTCCACCAGCCAAGTAGAAATGCTCTGGTTGCAGAGAGAAATCCAGACCCATTGTTTCTCTCCATTGGTCTATCCAATGAATAAGGCCGGTCTGATCCGACTCTGTTACTTTCACAGGTCTTGTTCTTCTTTCAGGCTCCAGCTTTTCAAAATACTCTTGATATTCTTTGTATAATTCGTAGCTAACTCGATACTCCTCTGGGTCTTTATTGTTAAGTTTCTTGAGAGCTTCAGCACTGAATAACTCCGATAGAACCTTGTTGAAGGTTTTGGGCGATAGGCCGGTCTGGTCTCTAATCTGATTCCACGTCCTAGCGCCGTCGACCGCAATTGCTTTGACTACTCTTCCTTTCCAAGATCCCCAGTAAGTTGGTTCATTATCAGACATCAACGCCACATCTTAGGGCTTACTTAGATTGCCGCTAAGCCCCCATTGATTCAACAAGATTTCTCACTATTAATCAGTTTATCGGGTCTACTCTCATATATGTCATTACATTGTTATTCTTTTAGAGACTTCAAGAGAAGATATTTTGATGAATGACCGAAAAAAACAAAAGAATGATTATGCTTAGAATATCAAAGTGGGATTGGATAACGTTGTATCAGGGGCAAAGGCCTGAAAGAATATCGGGCAATTATCTTTCCTCACACGCGTCTTTTTTGCTATTGTCCTCAGTAGATATTGTAGTGAGTATCTTCAGTACATTGGGCATCATATTCCCCGTCATTTATGATTGGCCCTCTCCTTGGCCATTTGGAATTACCAACATCATGGCAGCCATCTTGTATGTCTTCTGCGCATTCATTGGTTTGATTGTTGGTTTCTATCTCCTTCATAGATACAAGCGCCGGCTTGAAGAACAGGGTTCAATCCGTGTTTCCGTAAAGAATGTAGTCCTTGTACTCAGCCCCCCGTTTTTCGTAGTCTCAACAGTTCTAGATTTTCTTGTGAGTCTGATTCTTGCAGATTTTTCGATTCCTTGGGGATATCTTTTCTATGGCCCTGGCTTGGGCCTTCTCATTGCACGTTTACTGTACTTCGTCTATGAATCTAGGCACTGGAAGCTGAAATCAGTTCCCAGTAGGGAACCATCTGTTTTCCCACAGGTGGGCTCTTATGTTATTTCAAAGGAGTGATATTCATTCCGTGAGAACAGGTAGCAAATAGGGAATGGTAATGGGTATAACACCCCGATTCTTCCATAGTATGCCTCTGCTTTTGTCTTAGAATCTAACAAAGAAGTGTGAATGTTGGGATCCTTGCTAACCATGTACAAAGGCTATCAATTGGTGACTTTGCTCATCGAAATGTTGACTCCCAGATTATGCACACTTGAATGAACCCCCCTCTTCTGAACGATGCAAAGAATCGAAACATCGAATGAGGAGTGACTCAAGATTACCATTTTTCCAAAAGGTATATTATCGACGGAGACTGAACTACCCGGCAACAACCGTCTTCAGAATTGCCGTAAAGCCTCTGGGGGATACTAAATTGACCTCAACCAACGACTTCATTCTCACCACGAGCGGGCTGACCAAGAGTTTTGGTGGCCTGATTGCTGTTAACGATGTCAGTATTGATGTCGAGCGGGGCTCCATAAAGGCAATCATTGGCCCAAATGGGTCCGGAAAAACCACATTGTTTAATCTAATCACAGGCGCCCTGTCCCCGACGTCTGGGAAGGTCTATTTTGAAGGTCAAGACATCACAAGAACTTCAATGCATCAAAGAGCACGAAAGGGAATATCGCGTTCCTATCAAATCACGAACATTTTCCCTCATCAAACAACTTTTGAGAATATCCGCTTAGCAGTTCAGGGCTGTAGTGGAGCTGGGGTGAACTTCTTTGGCATGCTGAAAGACGCAGGTTCTTTCAACCACTTTCATGAGAGAGTTATTGAGATAGCCACCATTGTGGGTTTGGATCCTGCGAGACTCTATGTTCCAGCTGCTTTGATTCCGCATGCTGAGCAGAGAAAGCTCGAGATTGCCATGGCACTTGCAACCGAACCGAGACTACTCTTACTCGACGAACCTGCTGCTGGGATGTCAATTGAAGAAATCCCTGAAGTGATTGATGCCATCCTTCGGGTAAAGGATTCGTATGGCGATGATCTCACATTGCTAGTTGTTGAGCATAAGATGGACATCGTTATGCGATTGAGCGAGGAGATAATTGCTCTCGCAGAAGGGAAGATGATTGCGAAAGGCACTCCCGACGAGATTCGAGAAGATGAACGAGTATTGACAGCTTACCTTGGTGATACAAATGACAAACTTGCTTGAAATACAAGATGCTCACGTGTACATCGGTTCATTCTACATTCTGCAGGGCATATCATTAGTTGTCCCCAAGGGAGAAGTCACCCTCTTACTGGGACGAAATGGAGCCGGCAAGACAACAACGATGAAGACGATTCTGGGCCTATATCCTCCTAAGGAGGGAAAGGTTATGTTC
Proteins encoded:
- a CDS encoding phosphatidylserine/phosphatidylglycerophosphate/cardiolipin synthase family protein, translating into MSDNEPTYWGSWKGRVVKAIAVDGARTWNQIRDQTGLSPKTFNKVLSELFSAEALKKLNNKDPEEYRVSYELYKEYQEYFEKLEPERRTRPVKVTESDQTGLIHWIDQWRETMGLDFSLQPEHFYLAGGNLNNFSEKLILRAKKEVLVVNPYVDQCDLSDSLWKSADEDKQVTLITREPEDHYEKIKKRKEQFHRILSDRGVKVVYNPRVHAKLTAVDRAVAVVSSMNLNSSSAGGSSWEGGMVTKNDSVVESIVDSIYELLERPESE
- a CDS encoding ABC transporter ATP-binding protein, with protein sequence MRSDSRLPFFQKVYYRRRLNYPATTVFRIAVKPLGDTKLTSTNDFILTTSGLTKSFGGLIAVNDVSIDVERGSIKAIIGPNGSGKTTLFNLITGALSPTSGKVYFEGQDITRTSMHQRARKGISRSYQITNIFPHQTTFENIRLAVQGCSGAGVNFFGMLKDAGSFNHFHERVIEIATIVGLDPARLYVPAALIPHAEQRKLEIAMALATEPRLLLLDEPAAGMSIEEIPEVIDAILRVKDSYGDDLTLLVVEHKMDIVMRLSEEIIALAEGKMIAKGTPDEIREDERVLTAYLGDTNDKLA